The DNA window TGATGGCGCTCATGGCCCTGGTGGTGGAGGCGGTGGTGGAGTTGTTTTTACTAGTTCTGGTGCTAGTGTTAACGTTACAGGTGGGCAGAGTGGTACAGCAAAAGACCCCGTTGATCCTGCTGACCCTTATTTTGGTGCTACCGCAGGTACAGGTGGTATCAGCCAAGGTGTTGGTACTATCCCTGGTGCCAGTTCTGGCGCACAATGTATTCCTCAACTAACTATTACAAAAACCACCAGCACGCCAGGGCCAATTATCAAGCCCGGTAAGGCAACTTATACCATAACTGTTGCCAATGCTGCTAACCGAGCAACTGCTACCAATATTGATATTACTGATCCTTTGCCTAGTGGTTTTAGTTTTGATGGTTCAGTTACTCCTACCGTGACTTTGAATGGCGGTGCAACACGTACTAGTGTGACTAACCCAACTGCTGGTGCAACAACGCTGAATTTTGGTAGCTTCAACATACCCGGTGGTGCAAGTGTGCAGATTACCTTTACTACCGATGTGGCTGCAACTGTGCCTGATGGAGTTTATAACAATGGTGCAACTGCAACCTATCTTGACCCCACTCGAACCACAACAAATGGCACAACTAGCGTTACTTACGACCCCGCAACAGTAGGAGAGGAAGTAGCGGTGGGTTCTTTTGTTCCAACTCCAATTTTAAGGTTGCGGGGTGTGAAACGAATTACCAATGTTGTCAGAAATGGTTTGCCTTTGAGTGGTGTTAACTTTGGGAGTTTTATTGATGATCCTAATGACCAAAACGATAACGCCGCAGGTTGGTCTCAACTTTCCCCAGTAGGAATTATTAACCTGAGTTCGCAATTCACCTTACAAAGTGGCGATGAAGTTGAATATACAATTTACTTTCTCGCCGATGGCAACCAGCCAATACAAAACGCCAGATTTTGTGACCCTATCCCTACAGGTACAACATTTATTAGTAACAGCTTTGCTTCCGCTAGTGGAATTTTAGTGAATTTAGCTAACACAACTACACCCAGAACTAATGCTGCGGATAGCGATAATGGTAGCTTTTTCTCGCCTTTAGCTCCTTTAAGTGCCAATAATGTGTGTCCTAATCAAACTAATCCCACAGGAGCAGTAGTTGTGAATTTCGGCACTCTCAACTATACAGCAGGTAGTAATTTCGGTTTTGTACGTTTTCGTGTCAGAGTGGATTAATAGAATGATTGGGAGAGTTCACAATACTTAATTGCTACAGAAGGATAGCATTTTTGATTGAGAAGACTTCCAATTAACAAAATTTTCCATCATCCAGGAACAAAGAGGACAAGAAATAAAGATGTTCTAAAATTATTGAGGATTGCGATAGCAAGACTGTTATGTAACACCTATTCGTCCTCTTATTCTTCATATTGCATCATATCTAACTCACTTATATAGCTGAAGGGGAGAGTCTGTCCGGGTGGCGGCACAGGAGAGTCCATAGCCAGCGATCGCTCCTACAATGAAGCTCAAATAAGCATATAATTAGCCTGCGTTTGGCTTTGCCGTTGTAGATAAGCTAGGCAGGCTTTGTTTTTAATTCACATTGTTGAAAAATATAATTAACTGCTGCAAACAATTTATCTAAATCTTGAATAACATACAAATCTTTATTCCGAGTAAACACATCAGCAGACAACTTGCCAAATTGCCATACTTTGCCGTTCGTCACAATTCCAAAAATATCGCTGACAAAATCATCGTTAATTCTTTGGACTGCAATCATCTCAGCTAAACACTGTCCCCAACCTTCTTCAAATTTGTCTTGTTTAGCTTCTACTGTCAGAAAATAGGGTTTATCAAATACAACTGTTCCTAGAGGATTTCGCTGGGTGACTGTATAATCTGGAACTCCTGATAAATCTTCGTCATAAGTCAATGTTTCATGGCTCCAAAGTGTTAATTTACTCCGGTAAGGTTTCCAAACTTCTTTTAAAACTGGATAGATCAGATTTTCACAAATAGCATCTTCAGAATTATCTATAACTCCATCTATAAATAGTAAATCTAACTCTTCTTGGAAAGATGGGGGAACAGGAAAATCTAATTCCGACATAAAATTAGACTGGATATATTTAATTTGGAATTTTTTGATGACTGTACTAATACTTTTATAATTACTAAATGCCATATTAATTGACCTTGTTAGCGTAAACATCCGCAACTAGGGAATAATTTAACATAGATAAAGTTTAGTAAATTTGAGTCATGTCTGAGTTCAAAGAAAACATCGCCTCTTTCGCCAGACAGTTTGTTCCCTCTTATCGATTCATCCGAACCCATGAATCTACACTCGGTAACAGTCATGAACTGCAAACAGAACTAAAGCCTCACTCAATTAAGGTTTTAAACTGGAATATTGCTAAAAATAACTTTGACAAAAGTTGGTTTAAAGATTTTTACCTCATTCTGCGACAGTACCAACCTGATTTAATCTTCTGTCAAGAAGTCCGTATGAGTGTAGGCGTGGAACAAATTATTGGGTTTAACAAATTGAGTTGGGCTTATGCACCGAATTTTATTGATACCCATCATCAAACTTATTCAGGGATTTTAACAGCAGCTAATATTAGTCCTCTCAGCAAGAAAGCGATAGTTACTAAACACTATGAACCTTTAGTAAACACGCCCAAGGTTTCATTAATTACAGAATATGCTTTAGCTCACCAGCAAACAACCCTATTAACTATTAATAGTCACTTAATTAATTTTGTTGATTTAACCAAATTTAAAACTCAATTACATGAAATAGAATTGGCTTTATCCAAGCATCACGGGCCGATTATTTTTGCTGGTGATTTCAATACTTGGAATCGTCAACGAGCCATACTTTTAGATAAAGCTGTCACTAAATTAGGGTTAAAGTCGGTAGAATTTGCCCCTCATGAAAGTAAGAAGATTAAAAGGTTCCTTTTGTCACCACCCCTAGATTATATTTTTTATCGAGGATTAACTGAAAAATCCGCCAGTGCCAAAGTTTTAGACGAAATTAATTCATCCGATCACAAGCCATTGCTGGCAGAATTTAGTTATGTCGATATGTAAGAAATAAAGATGCTTGTAGACATTAGCATCCTCACTTTTTTGAGTGCAGCTACCGTTGTCGTTCATGGCTTGGGAATTGCCCATGCTGCCCATGCAGTCATGACTGTGCGTTCTTCCCGTGGTGCGATCGCCTGGAGTATTTCGTTAGTTACATTTCCCTGGCTGGCTTTACCTTTATACTGGATTTTAGGCAGAACTAAATTTCATGGCTATGCTGAAGCCTTACGTTCAGTCTTTTCTGAACATCAAAAATTAGTTCACAAAGCGTATAGAGAAATCACTAAATTTCAAGTTGTCATCCCCGAAAAATTAAAATCACTAGCACCATTAGCAGAAACATTTACAGGCGTTGCTTTTACATCAGGTAATGCGGCAGAATTACTCATTGATGGACAGCAAACATATCCAGCAATGTTAAGGGCGATCGCCTCGGCGAAAAACTATATTTTGCTGCAATCTTACATCGTTGATGATGATGAATCAGGTCATAAATTTCAAGCCGCTTTAATTGCGAAAGCACAGCAAGGCATTCGGATTTATTTTCTCTACGATGAAATTGGTTCTAACAAATTACCTCGCACTTATATCAACTCTCTACGCCAAAATTTTATTCAAGTCAGCGCATTTCATACCACCAAAGGTAGAGGTAATCGTTTTCAGCTTAACTTTCGCAACCATCGCAAAATTTTAGTAGTCGATGGTGAAATTGCATTTACTGGTGGTTTAAATATTGGCAATGATTACGTCGGGAAAAATCGCCGTCTCAGTCCTTGGCGCGACACTCATATAAAATTGCAAGGGCCGACTGTTCAAAGTCTACAAAGTTCTTTTTTACAAGATTGGTATTGGGCAAATCGTCAAGTTATCGATGTTAACTGGCAAGTGCAACCCAACTGGGAAGCCAACCAAACAGCATTAATTTTACCCACAGGCCCCGCCGACAAACACAAAGCTTGTCAACTTTTTTTCGTGAATGCTATCAATCAAGCTCAAACTCGCCTGTGGATAGCGACTCCCTATTTTGTTCCAGATGATTCAACTCTGACAGCTTTAAAGTTAGCAGCAATGCGCGGTGTAGATGTCCGCATTATTTTACCAAACCGACCAGATCACTTATTTGTTTATCTTTGTTCCTTTTCTTATTACAATGAAATGAAACCCATCAATATCAAGTTTTATCGCTACAAACATGGGTTCATGCACCAAAAAATCATCCTCATCGATAATGATTTAGCAGGAGTAGGTACAGTTAACCTGGATAATCGCTCATTTTTTCTCAACTTTGAAGTTATGAGTTTTATTATCGATGGTCAATTTGTCAACAGCGTTGAGAAAATGCTAAAAACCGATTTAGCTGCTTCTGTAACCGTAGATTTTGCCGAATATGAGCAAAAACCTTTGTGGTTCAAGTTAGCTGTGAGAATCTCTCGTTTACTCACTCCTTTGTTGTAGTCAGGAATCCGCTTTGATTGTTGAAATTATCTGTAAAGGCTGGGAGTAGGGAGTGGGGAGTAGGGAGTAGAAAAGAGCATTTTGTAGGTGTACTGATTTTTTTCAGAAATCAGTACATTCAGATCAGGCTTCTTTCCTACTCCCGACCCCCCATTCCGGATTCCTATAGATATTTTTTGTTTCGCGCAAATAAGTTAAAAGAGAGCAAATTTTGTCAATACATCTTTGTGTATAAAGTTTATCTGCAAATTCTTTTCCTGTCATACCAATTCTGTATGAAGATGCACTGAATTAGATAACGAACCACATAGACACACTCTTCGGCTACTCTTACGAGAACGCCTGACGGCGAACCCGCAGGGTAGGGCGCAAAGTACACAAAGAAAGAAGAGATAAAAGATTAAATGCAGCCTCAAATAGAATTGTTCCCACCTCTAAATAACAAATTTATTTCAGACTGTCTTCTACCTTATGTTAGATAGAAATAATCTATTATTCCTCCTAAAGTTAGATAAATTATAGAGTTAAAATCATTGATATTTATTAATAATGAGTCTGTTATATTAAAAATGACTTTTAACTATCTTCAGCAAGAGTTTAGTTAACAATCAGCAAAAAAATTCTCTTCTGAAAAGCATTTATACTTAAGCATCAATTTACTTATCCAAGACATATCAATTTTTGTATGTAGATGTGTGGCTTAACGATGATTCTTGGATAATAACGCTCTGCAACATTATGAGTGTGCAGTATTAATCTCATCGCCCTAAAATCACTTCCCAGTTTCCCCAGGATATAGCAATGGCAACCGAACAGTTAACCAGAGAAAGCGACAATCTTGATTTAAAACAATTGCTGAAAACACTCACTGCTGTGAAAAAAGGTGACTTTTCGGTGCGGATGTCCGTGGAAAATACTGGTTTGGCAGGTAAAATTGCTGACACGCTCAACGATATTATTGAGCAAAATGAACGTATGGCGTTAGAACTCCAGCGCATTGGGAATGTGGTTGGGAAAGAAGGGAAAATTACAGAACGCGCCTCTTTAGGAACTGTGCGGGGTTCTTGGTCAGATTGTGTGAATTCTGTCAATACTCTAATTACAGATTTAGTCCAACCAACAGCCGAAACTACAAGGGTGATTCGCGCGGTGGCAAATGGGGATTTGTCTCAAACCATCGCCACAGAAATAGATGGTAAACCCCTCAAAGGCGAGTTTCTGCAAACAGCCAATATTGTTAACACAATGGTAGATCGGCTGGGTTCTTTTGCGAGTGAAGTTACCAGGGTAGCGCGGGAAGTGGGGACGGAAGGTAAACTCGGTGTCCAAGCGGAAGTGCGGGGTGTGGCGGGAACTTGGAAAGACCTTACCGATAATGTGAATTTGATGGCGGGAAATTTGACGGGTCAGGTACGTAATATTGCGGAAGTTGCCACAGCGATCGCCAATGGTGACTTGTCCAAAAAAATCACAGTCAATGTCAAAGGGGAAATTCTGGAACTGAAAAACACCGTTAATACAATGGTGGATCAGTTGAACTCTTTTGCATCGGAAGTTACCAGGGTGGCGCGGGAAGTGGGGACGGAAGGTAAACTCGGTGTCCAAGCCGAAGTGCGGGGTGTGGCGGGAACCTGGAAAGACCTCACCGATAATGTGAATTTGATGGCGGGAAATCTGACAGGACAAGTACGTAATATTGCGGAAGTGGCGACAGCGATCGCCAATGGTGATTTATCGAAGAAAATCACTGTGGATGTGAAGGGCGAAATTCTGGAGTTGAAGAACACTATCAATATTATGGTGGATCAACTCAGTTCATTTGTGTCAGAAGTAACAAGGGTGGCGCGGGAAGTCGGAAGCGAAGGAAAACTTGGTGTCCAAGCTGATGTTAAAGGTGTGGCGGGGACATGGAAAGATTTAACCGACAGCGTAAACTTCATGGCGGGGAGTTTGACAGCCCAGGTACGGAACATCGCGGAAGTGACAACGGCGGTGGCGAATGGGGACTTGTCGAAGAAAATCACCGTGGATGTGAAGGGTGAAATTCTGGAGTTGAAGAACACTATTAATACAATGGTGGATCAACTCAATTCCTTCGCCTCTGAGGTAACTAGAGTAGCTAGAGAGGTGGGTACAGAAGGAAAACTGGGTGTCCAAGCCGAAGTGCGGGGTGTGGCGGGAACTTGGAAAGACCTCACTGATAATGTGAATTTGATGGCGGGCAATTTAACAGGACAGGTACGTAATATTGCGGAAGTTGCAACAGCGATCGCAAATGGTGATTTATCGAAGAAAATCACTGTAGATGTAAAGGGCGAAATTCTAGAGTTGAAAAACACAATCAATATCATGGTGGATCAACTTAGTTCCTTTGCATCAGAAGTCACCAGGGTGGCGCGGGAGGTCGGAAGTGAGGGTAAGTTAGGTGTCCAAGCCGATGTGCGCGGTGTGGCGGGGACTTGGAAAGACTTAACCGACAGCGTGAATTTCATGGCGGGGAGTTTGACAGCCCAGGTAAGGAACATCGCGGAAGTGACAACGGCGGTGGCGAATGGTGACTTGTCCAAGAAAATCACTGTGGATGTGAAGGGTGAAATTCTGGAGTTGAAGAACACGATTAATACAATGGTGGATCAACTTAATTCCTTCGCTAGTGAAGTAACGCGGGTGGCGCGTGAGGTCGGAAGTGAAGGTAAATTAGGAGTCCAAGCGGAAGTTCGCGGGGTGGCGGGGACGTGGAAGGATTTGACTGACTCGGTAAACTTCATGGCGGGAAGTTTGACAGCCCAGGTAAGAAATATTGCGGATGTGACAACGGCGGTGGCGAATGGGGACTTGTCGAAGAAAATCACTGTGGATGTGAAGGGTGAAATTTTGGAGTTGAAGAACACTATCAATACAATGGTGGATCAACTCAGTTCCTTTGCATCGGAGGTAACGCGGGTGGCGCGTGAAGTGGGTACAGAAGGAAAACTGGGTGTTCAAGCGGAAGTGCGCGGTGTGGCGGGAACTTGGAAAGACTTAACAGGTGCGGTGAATATGATGGCGGGGAACCTCACCGACCAAGTACGTAGTATAGCGGAAGTTGCAACCGCGATCGCCAACGGGGACTTATCGAAAAAAATCACTGTCCAAGTTAAAGGCGAAATCCTGGAGTTGAAAAACACGATTAATATCATGGTGGATCAACTCAACTCCTTCGCCAGTGAAGTAACGCGGGTGGCGCGTGAGGTAGGAAGTGAAGGTAAGTTAGGTGTCCAAGCAGATGTTAAAGGTGTGGCGGGGACATGGAAAGATTTAACCGACAGCGTGAATTTCATGGCGGGAAGTTTGACAGCCCAGGTACGCAACATCGCAGCAGTCACAACGGCGGTGGCGAATGGCGACTTATCCAAGAAAATCTCTGTGGATGTGAAGGGTGAAATTTTGGAGTTGAAAAACACCGTCAATACAATGGTGGATCAACTTAATTCCTTTGCGTCGGAAGTAACGAGAGTAGCGCGGGAGGTGGGAACGGAAGGTAAACTTGGTGTTCAAGCCGAAGTCAAAGGTGTGGCGGGGACATGGAAAGACCTCACCGACAGCGTGAATTTCATGGCGGGAAGTTTGACAGCCCAGGTAAGAAACATCGCGGAAGTGACAACGGCGGTGGCGAATGGGGACTTATCCAAAAAAATCACCGTGGATGTGAAGGGTGAAATTTTGGAGTTGAAGAACACTATCAATACAATGGTGGATCAACTTAATTCCTTCGCGTCGGAGGTAACGAGAGTAGCCAGAGAGGTGGGTACAGAAGGTAAACTCGGTGTCCAAGCTTATGTGCGTGGCGTTGGTGGGACGTGGAAAGACCTCACCGATAACGTCAACTCAATGGCGGGGAATCTGACAGCCCAGGTAAGGAACATCGCGGAAGTCACCAAGGCGGTGGCGAATGGGGACTTGTCGAAGAAAATCACCGTGGATGTGAAGGGTGAAATTCTCGACTTGAAGAACACGATTAATACAATGGTGGATCAACTCAGTTCCTTCGCCAGTGAGGTAACGCGGGTGGCGCGAGAGGTGGGAACGGAAGGAAAATTAGGCGGTCAAGCTTTGGTACAAGGTGTGGCGGGAACCTGGAAAGACCTCACCGATAATGTCAACTCAATGGCGGGTAACTTAACCGCCCAAGTGCGAGGAATTGCGCGAGTTGTTACCGCCGTGGCGAATGGAGATTTGAAGCGGAAATTGATGTTAGATGCGAAGGGTGAAATTGAAACCTTAGCGGAAACCATCAATGAAATGATTGATACCCTAGCGACCTTTGCCAATCAGGTCACAACCGTAGCGAGGGAAGTAGGAATTGAGGGTAAACTTGGTGGTCAAGCCAGGGTACCAGGGGCGGCGGGAACCTGGAAAGACCTGACAGATAACGTAAATGAACTAGCCGCGACTTTGACAACACAGCTACGGGCGATCGCAGAAGTAGCGACGGCGGTAACAAAAGGCGACTTAACCCGGTCAATTTCCGTGGAAGCACTAGGAGAAGTGGCAATCCTCAAAGACAACATCAACCAGATGATTGCCAATTTGCGCGAGACAACCCAAAAGAACACCGAACAAGACTGGTTAAAGACTAACCTCGCCAAGTTTACCCGGATGTTGCAAGGTCAGCGCGACTTAGAAACAGTCTCCAAACTCATTCTCTCGGAACTTGCACCATTAGTAGGCGCACAACATGGCGTATTTTACTTAATGGATGCAGGCGAACAACAACAAGCATATCTAAAATTACTCAGCAGCTACGCTTACCGCGAACGCAAACATCTCGCCAACCGTTTCCATTTGGGCGAAGGTTTGGTAGGACAATGCGCTTTAGAAAAAGAGCGAATTTTGTTAACGGAAATCCCCAGCGATTATGTCAAGATTAGTTCTGGTTTGGGTGAAGCTTCTCCACTCAACGCTGTAGTTTTACCTGTGTTGTTTGAAGGACAAGTCACCGCCGTGATTGAGTTAGCTTCCTTCCGGCGCTTTAGTGAGATTCATTTAACCTTCTTCGACCAACTCACCGAAAGTATTGCGATCGTTCTCAATACTATCGCCGCTTCCATGCGTACCGAAGAATTACTCAAACAATCGCAATCTTTAGCCGAAGAACTGCAAACTCAGCAAAACGAACTCAAAGAAACCAACAAACGCCTCGAACAACAAGCCCAGTCTCTCAAAACTTCCGAAGACTTACTCAAGAAACAACAAGAAGAACTCCAACAAACCAACGCCGAACTCGAAGAAAAAGCCGAATTACTGGCGTTGCAAAAGAAAGAAGTTGAACGCAAAAACTTAGAAATTGAACAAGCGAGACGTTCTTTGGAAGAAAAAGCCGAACAATTGGCGCTGTCATCCAAATATAAATCCGAATTTCTGGCGAATATGTCCCATGAACTGCGGACACCATTAAATAGCTTGTTGATTTTAGCGAAGTTGTTAACCGATAACATCGATGGGAACCTCAGCACCAAACAAGTGGAATACAGCCGCACAATTTACTCGGCGGGGAATGACTTGTTGGCGTTAATTAACGACATTTTAGATTTAGCAAAAATTGAGTCGGGAACCATGTCCATTGATATGTCGCAGATGTTAGTGACAGATTTGCGAGATCAAACAGAACGCACCTTCCGCCAAATCGCCCAAGATAAAGGACTCAGTTTCAGCATTGAAACCGGTGCTGATTTACCAAAAGCCGTTTATACTGACCCAAAACGCTTGTTACAAGTCCTGAAAAATCTCCTTTCCAACGCCTTTAAATTTACCGAACGGGGAGAGGTACGCTTACGCATTGAAGTCGCCAAGCAGGGGTGGAGTATGAATCAAGAAAGCTTGAACCGCGCCCCAATGGTAGTCGCCTTTTCCGTAATCGATACAGGAATTGGTATCGCCCCGGAAAAACAAAAAGTGATTTTTGAAGCCTTCCAACAAGCGGACGGTACTACCAGCCGCAAATACGGCGGTACAGGTTTAGGTTTATCCATCAGCCGCGAAATCGCCCGTTTATTTGGTGGCGAGATCACCTTGGTAAGTAACGTCAGTCAAGGTAGTACATTTACCTTCTACTTACCCCAATTTGATTCCGACTCCACCTTCATTCTGCCAGAACCCACATCTCAACTAGTTCTCACTCCCAACTCCCCACTCCCAACTCCCTCCTCCCCCCTTCTAGAAGACGATCGCATTGATATCCAAAACAGCGATCGCGTATTATTAATCGTTGAAGATGACATTCATTTTGCTCGCATTCTCTTGGATATGGCGCAGCAGCAAGGTTTTAAAGTCATCGCCGCCCAAAGTGGTACTAATGGTTTAGCCCTCGCCCAACAATTCCAACCCGCCGGGATTTTACTCGATATCCGCTTACCTGATATGGATGGTTGGACTGTCCTCGACAGGTTAAAGCATGATGCAAATACTCGTCACATTCCGGTTCACATCATGACCGTCGAAGAAGGTAAACGCCGGAGTTTACAATTAGGGGCATTAGCTTATTTGCAAAAACCTGCCAGCAGTGAAAGTATCTCGGAAGCTTTAAATAAAATCAAAGGTTTTGTCGAACGACGGGTGAAGAATTTACTGGTAGTAGAAGATGACGACACCCAACGCCATAGCATTGTTGAGTTAATTGGTAACAGCGATGTCGCCACAACCGCCGTCGCCACAGGTACAGCCGCCTTAGAAGCAATTAACGCCCAACCCTTTGATTGTCTCGTCCTCGATTTAGGGCTACCCGACATGAATGGGTTTGAACTGCTTCAGCAAATCAAACAGCAGCCAAACGGCGAATCATTACCCATCATTATTTACACTGGGATTGAATTAACCAAAGCCCAAGAAATTGAACTACGACGCATTACCGAGACTATCATCGTCAAAGATGTGCGATCGCCCGAACGCCTCCTTGATGAAACGACATTATTTTTACATCGAGTCCAAGCAAATTTACCAGAACCCAAACGCCAAATTCTTGAACAACTCCACGCCCGTGATTACATCCTGGCAAACAAAAATGTATTAATTATTGATGATGATGTCCGTAATATCTTTGCCTTGACCAGTATGTTAGAACGCTATCACATGCAGGTGCTGTATGCTGAAAATGGCAGAGATGGCATCACCATGTTAGAAACTACACCCGATATTGATGTGATCTTAATGGATGTAATGATGCCAGAAATGGACGGTTACGAAACTACGCGCTTAATTCGCCAAAATAACCGATTCATCACCTTACCAATTATTGCCCTCACCGCCAAAGCCATGCAAGGCGATCGCGAAAAGTGCATCGAGTCCGGCGCATCCGATTACATCACCAAACCCGTAGATATTGAACAATTACTGTCTTTACTGCGCGTTTGGCTATATCGGTAAACTGACTATGATTGCCACATCACCCTATCTCCTACATCTACCTGGATTTCTCTCTTGTGAGAAATCCAGGGGTGTGGGAGGGGTGGGAGGTGTGGGAGGTGTGGGAAGGGTGGGAGGATGGTAAAGAAATCTTTCCCCCCACACTCCCCTCTCTCCCCACACTCCCCACACCCGCTACCCATACGTGAGAAATTCGGGATCTAGCTAATACTTTCTCTCCTGTGGCTGAAACATATTAATCACTACGGGGCGATATTGAATATCAATTCCG is part of the Aulosira sp. FACHB-615 genome and encodes:
- a CDS encoding endonuclease/exonuclease/phosphatase family protein, whose protein sequence is MSEFKENIASFARQFVPSYRFIRTHESTLGNSHELQTELKPHSIKVLNWNIAKNNFDKSWFKDFYLILRQYQPDLIFCQEVRMSVGVEQIIGFNKLSWAYAPNFIDTHHQTYSGILTAANISPLSKKAIVTKHYEPLVNTPKVSLITEYALAHQQTTLLTINSHLINFVDLTKFKTQLHEIELALSKHHGPIIFAGDFNTWNRQRAILLDKAVTKLGLKSVEFAPHESKKIKRFLLSPPLDYIFYRGLTEKSASAKVLDEINSSDHKPLLAEFSYVDM
- the cls gene encoding cardiolipin synthase, translating into MLVDISILTFLSAATVVVHGLGIAHAAHAVMTVRSSRGAIAWSISLVTFPWLALPLYWILGRTKFHGYAEALRSVFSEHQKLVHKAYREITKFQVVIPEKLKSLAPLAETFTGVAFTSGNAAELLIDGQQTYPAMLRAIASAKNYILLQSYIVDDDESGHKFQAALIAKAQQGIRIYFLYDEIGSNKLPRTYINSLRQNFIQVSAFHTTKGRGNRFQLNFRNHRKILVVDGEIAFTGGLNIGNDYVGKNRRLSPWRDTHIKLQGPTVQSLQSSFLQDWYWANRQVIDVNWQVQPNWEANQTALILPTGPADKHKACQLFFVNAINQAQTRLWIATPYFVPDDSTLTALKLAAMRGVDVRIILPNRPDHLFVYLCSFSYYNEMKPINIKFYRYKHGFMHQKIILIDNDLAGVGTVNLDNRSFFLNFEVMSFIIDGQFVNSVEKMLKTDLAASVTVDFAEYEQKPLWFKLAVRISRLLTPLL
- a CDS encoding HAMP domain-containing protein, whose translation is MATEQLTRESDNLDLKQLLKTLTAVKKGDFSVRMSVENTGLAGKIADTLNDIIEQNERMALELQRIGNVVGKEGKITERASLGTVRGSWSDCVNSVNTLITDLVQPTAETTRVIRAVANGDLSQTIATEIDGKPLKGEFLQTANIVNTMVDRLGSFASEVTRVAREVGTEGKLGVQAEVRGVAGTWKDLTDNVNLMAGNLTGQVRNIAEVATAIANGDLSKKITVNVKGEILELKNTVNTMVDQLNSFASEVTRVAREVGTEGKLGVQAEVRGVAGTWKDLTDNVNLMAGNLTGQVRNIAEVATAIANGDLSKKITVDVKGEILELKNTINIMVDQLSSFVSEVTRVAREVGSEGKLGVQADVKGVAGTWKDLTDSVNFMAGSLTAQVRNIAEVTTAVANGDLSKKITVDVKGEILELKNTINTMVDQLNSFASEVTRVAREVGTEGKLGVQAEVRGVAGTWKDLTDNVNLMAGNLTGQVRNIAEVATAIANGDLSKKITVDVKGEILELKNTINIMVDQLSSFASEVTRVAREVGSEGKLGVQADVRGVAGTWKDLTDSVNFMAGSLTAQVRNIAEVTTAVANGDLSKKITVDVKGEILELKNTINTMVDQLNSFASEVTRVAREVGSEGKLGVQAEVRGVAGTWKDLTDSVNFMAGSLTAQVRNIADVTTAVANGDLSKKITVDVKGEILELKNTINTMVDQLSSFASEVTRVAREVGTEGKLGVQAEVRGVAGTWKDLTGAVNMMAGNLTDQVRSIAEVATAIANGDLSKKITVQVKGEILELKNTINIMVDQLNSFASEVTRVAREVGSEGKLGVQADVKGVAGTWKDLTDSVNFMAGSLTAQVRNIAAVTTAVANGDLSKKISVDVKGEILELKNTVNTMVDQLNSFASEVTRVAREVGTEGKLGVQAEVKGVAGTWKDLTDSVNFMAGSLTAQVRNIAEVTTAVANGDLSKKITVDVKGEILELKNTINTMVDQLNSFASEVTRVAREVGTEGKLGVQAYVRGVGGTWKDLTDNVNSMAGNLTAQVRNIAEVTKAVANGDLSKKITVDVKGEILDLKNTINTMVDQLSSFASEVTRVAREVGTEGKLGGQALVQGVAGTWKDLTDNVNSMAGNLTAQVRGIARVVTAVANGDLKRKLMLDAKGEIETLAETINEMIDTLATFANQVTTVAREVGIEGKLGGQARVPGAAGTWKDLTDNVNELAATLTTQLRAIAEVATAVTKGDLTRSISVEALGEVAILKDNINQMIANLRETTQKNTEQDWLKTNLAKFTRMLQGQRDLETVSKLILSELAPLVGAQHGVFYLMDAGEQQQAYLKLLSSYAYRERKHLANRFHLGEGLVGQCALEKERILLTEIPSDYVKISSGLGEASPLNAVVLPVLFEGQVTAVIELASFRRFSEIHLTFFDQLTESIAIVLNTIAASMRTEELLKQSQSLAEELQTQQNELKETNKRLEQQAQSLKTSEDLLKKQQEELQQTNAELEEKAELLALQKKEVERKNLEIEQARRSLEEKAEQLALSSKYKSEFLANMSHELRTPLNSLLILAKLLTDNIDGNLSTKQVEYSRTIYSAGNDLLALINDILDLAKIESGTMSIDMSQMLVTDLRDQTERTFRQIAQDKGLSFSIETGADLPKAVYTDPKRLLQVLKNLLSNAFKFTERGEVRLRIEVAKQGWSMNQESLNRAPMVVAFSVIDTGIGIAPEKQKVIFEAFQQADGTTSRKYGGTGLGLSISREIARLFGGEITLVSNVSQGSTFTFYLPQFDSDSTFILPEPTSQLVLTPNSPLPTPSSPLLEDDRIDIQNSDRVLLIVEDDIHFARILLDMAQQQGFKVIAAQSGTNGLALAQQFQPAGILLDIRLPDMDGWTVLDRLKHDANTRHIPVHIMTVEEGKRRSLQLGALAYLQKPASSESISEALNKIKGFVERRVKNLLVVEDDDTQRHSIVELIGNSDVATTAVATGTAALEAINAQPFDCLVLDLGLPDMNGFELLQQIKQQPNGESLPIIIYTGIELTKAQEIELRRITETIIVKDVRSPERLLDETTLFLHRVQANLPEPKRQILEQLHARDYILANKNVLIIDDDVRNIFALTSMLERYHMQVLYAENGRDGITMLETTPDIDVILMDVMMPEMDGYETTRLIRQNNRFITLPIIALTAKAMQGDREKCIESGASDYITKPVDIEQLLSLLRVWLYR